One window of Mediterraneibacter butyricigenes genomic DNA carries:
- a CDS encoding Gfo/Idh/MocA family protein codes for MNIGLVGNGMIIPDILSQIKSIPEMECIAICGREKSSFKLQQLAKDYTIRKVYYNYEELLEDSEIDVIYVAIVNSLHYEYCLKALNAGKHVVCEKPFSLKYEEAKKLKEMAEQKKLFLFEAITTRHMPVYSQLFDIIEEIGNIKAVFCNLSKYSSRYDDFVKGETPNVFNPSLGGGALEDINIYNIHFCVGLFGEPMEVSYYANIIRDIDVSGTLILKYDNFTALCVGAKNNNVGTGIFIQGEKGAITVNEVPYAITGFNIFTKGSQRAIISKENKRHRMFFELSEFLRIIKEKRYDQCYSNLEDTLKVVRISEDARKFAGLSF; via the coding sequence ATGAATATAGGTCTTGTAGGTAATGGAATGATTATACCTGATATACTTAGTCAAATAAAAAGCATACCAGAGATGGAATGTATAGCCATTTGTGGCAGAGAAAAAAGCTCTTTTAAGCTTCAGCAATTAGCTAAAGATTATACTATAAGAAAGGTTTATTACAATTACGAGGAACTACTAGAGGATTCAGAGATTGATGTTATATATGTTGCCATAGTAAATAGTCTTCACTATGAGTATTGCTTAAAGGCGCTTAATGCAGGAAAGCACGTTGTCTGCGAAAAGCCCTTTTCATTGAAGTATGAGGAGGCTAAAAAGCTTAAAGAAATGGCGGAACAAAAAAAACTGTTTTTATTTGAGGCTATAACTACAAGGCATATGCCTGTATATAGTCAGCTTTTTGATATTATTGAGGAAATAGGTAATATTAAAGCTGTATTCTGTAATTTGTCGAAATATTCAAGCCGATATGATGATTTTGTCAAGGGAGAAACTCCTAATGTGTTTAATCCTTCTTTAGGAGGAGGGGCATTAGAGGATATAAATATTTATAATATTCACTTCTGTGTTGGGCTATTTGGAGAACCTATGGAAGTATCCTATTATGCAAATATTATTAGGGATATTGATGTATCTGGAACCTTAATATTAAAATATGATAACTTTACTGCTTTATGTGTTGGTGCTAAGAATAATAATGTAGGAACGGGTATTTTTATACAGGGAGAAAAAGGGGCAATAACTGTTAATGAAGTTCCATATGCAATTACAGGATTTAATATTTTCACAAAGGGTAGTCAGAGAGCTATTATCAGCAAAGAAAATAAAAGACACAGAATGTTTTTTGAACTCTCGGAGTTTTTAAGAATAATTAAAGAGAAAAGGTATGATCAGTGCTATAGTAATTTAGAAGATACTCTAAAGGTTGTAAGGATTAGTGAAGATGCCAGGAAATTTGCAGGCTTAAGTTTTTAA